Proteins found in one Hippopotamus amphibius kiboko isolate mHipAmp2 chromosome 12, mHipAmp2.hap2, whole genome shotgun sequence genomic segment:
- the LOC130833042 gene encoding signal-regulatory protein beta-1-like has product MPIPASWSHPPPFCLQLTLLLGLTGVAGEDRLQVIQPERSVSVAAGETATLHCTVTSLLPVGPVAWFRGTGPGRELIYNQKGGPFPRAATVSDVTRRNNTDFSVRISNITPADSGVYYCVKFKKGDPNDTEVKSAQSCSLFINVPFVAKPSPPVVSGPAVRASPEQTVSFTCTSHGFSPRNISLKWFKNGNELSASQTNVDPEGDSVSYSISSTTRVLLAPGDVHSQVLCEVAHVTLQGGPPLRGTAKLSETIRVPPTLEVTQHPTAGNQVNISCHVNKFYPQRLLLTWTENGKVSRTETASTLIENKDGTFNRTSWLLVTSSAHREAVLLTCQVEHDGQPAVTKSYTLEPAAPQKDQGTTNKPPGPELSSPLLAALLLGPKVLLVVGVSVIGVYRKCWA; this is encoded by the exons GAGTAGCAGGTGAGGACAGGCTGCAGGTGATTCAGCCTGAGAGGTCAGTGTCAGTTGCAGCAGGAGAGACGGCCACGCTGCACTGCACCGTGACCTCCCTGCTCCCCGTGGGGCCCGTCGCGTGGTTCAGGGGAACTGGGCCAGGAAGAGAGTTAATCTACAATCAGAAAGGAGGCCCCTTCCCCCGAGCAGCAACTGTTTCAGACGTCACAAGGAGAAACAATACGGACTTTTCCGTCCGCATCAGTAACATCACCCCAGCAGACTCTGGTGTCTACTACTGTGTGAAGTTCAAGAAAGGAGACCCTAACGACACGGAGGTTAA GTCAGCACAATCATGTTCCTTGTTTATAAACGTTCCTTTTGTAGCCAAGCCTTCTCCTCCCGTGGTATCAGGccctgccgtgagggcctcaccTGAGCAGACAGTGAGCTTCACCTGCACATCCCACGGCTTCTCCCCCAGAAACATCTCCCTGAAATGGTTCAAAAATGGCAATGAGCTCTCCGCCTCCCAGACCAACGTGGACCCAGAGGGAGACAGCGTTTCCTACAGCATCTCCAGCACAACCAGGGTGCTGCTGGCCCCGGGGGATGTTCACTCCCAGGTCCTCTGCGAGGTGGCCCACGTCACCCTGCAGGGGGGCCCTCCTCTCCGTGGGACTGCCAAGCTGTCTGAGACCATTCGAG TTCCGCCCACCTTGGAGGTTACCCAACACCCCACAGCGGGGAACCAAGTGAACATCTCCTGCCACGTGAACAAGTTCTACCCTCAGCGCCTACTGCTGACTTGGACCGAGAACGGAAAAGTGTCCCGAACAGAAACAGCCTCGACCCTCATAGAGAACAAGGACGGGACCTTTAACCGGACGAGCTGGCTCCTGGTGACCTCATCTGCCCACAGGGAGGCCGTGCTGCTCACCTGCCAGGTGGAGCATGACGGGCAGCCGGCGGTCACCAAAAGCTATACCCTGGAGCCCGCTGCTCCCCAGAAGGACCAGGGCACCACCAATAAACCCCCTG GCCCAGAGCTGTCTTCTCCTCTCCTGGCAGCTCTCCTCCTAGGCCCCAAGGTGTTGCTGGTGGTTGGTGTCTCTGTCATCGGTGTCTACAGGAAGTGCTGGGCTTGA